A genomic window from Vitis riparia cultivar Riparia Gloire de Montpellier isolate 1030 chromosome 18, EGFV_Vit.rip_1.0, whole genome shotgun sequence includes:
- the LOC117906136 gene encoding glucuronoxylan 4-O-methyltransferase 3: protein MRPSKPQTSINLKLILVCFLCLLLFLLVFKSNFTPFQENHPSPILETHVSNSTSTPAAEEQPPSRDCPSLPLTPTCTKTPPSLAQALVHYATLNITPQQTFNEISVSLRVLQKKAPCNFLVFGLGHDSLMWTALNHGGRTIFLEEDKSWIEQIKQKLPSLESYHIVYDSKVHQADELMEVGMGEDCKVVVDPRFSKCKLSLKGFPNEVYDVEWDLIMVDAPTGYHDEAPGRMSAIYTAGLMARNREDGETDVFVHDVDRVVEDKFSKAFLCEGYFREQEGRIRHFTIPSHRTRSGRSFCP from the exons ATGAGGCCATCGAAGCCTCAAACCTCTATCAACCTTAAGCTCATCCTCGTCTGTTTTCTCTGTCTTCTCCTCTTCCTTTTGGTATTCAAATCAAACTTCACACCTTTCCAAGAAAATCATCCATCACCCATCTTAGAAACTCATGTATCAAACTCAACCAGTACTCCAGCTGCAGAAGAACAACCACCATCACGAGATTGTCCATCTCTACCCCTCACACCAACTTGCACCAAAACCCCACCCTCCCTAGCCCAAGCTCTTGTCCACTATGCAACCCTCAACATCACCCCACAACAAACCTTCAATGAAATCTCGGTGTCCTTGAGAGTTCTTCAAAAGAAGGCACCCTGCAACTTCCTGGTCTTTGGCCTAGGCCATGACAGCCTCATGTGGACTGCGCTCAACCATGGTGGCCGCACCATCTTCCTCGAAGAAGACAAGTCCTGGATCGAGCAAATCAAGCAGAAGCTCCCCAGCTTGGAATCCTATCATATAGTCTACGACAGCAAG GTTCACCAAGCAGATGAGCTGATGGAGGTTGGCATGGGAGAGGACTGCAAGGTTGTTGTTGACCCAAGATTTTCCAAGTGTAAACTTTCATTGAAGGGGTTTCCAAATGAGGTGTATGATGTGGAATGGGACTTGATAATGGTGGATGCACCAACTGGGTATCATGATGAGGCACCAGGGAGGATGAGTGCCATCTACACTGCAGGGCTGATGGCTAGGAATAGGGAAGATGGTGAGACTGATGTGTTTGTGCATGATGTGGATAGGGTGGTGGAGGACAAGTTTTCCAAGGCATTTTTGTGTGAGGGCTACTTTAGGGAACAAGAAGGCAGGATTAGGCATTTTACCATTCCAAGCCATAGGACTCGATCCGGAAGATCCTTTTGCCCATGA
- the LOC117907017 gene encoding queuine tRNA-ribosyltransferase accessory subunit 2-like, whose product MSSAPDTSILTSLNIQHGTDLHEMKFAVTAWSKGRARVGVLQLANCPQPMETPALLLSTRKGLPVFIPPDLLPSLPSPDSHLLQMSPLHFLDGISSKTISNIGGLHQMLGLHEYGFAAVPRDSIVCLPECDSTNKIGASFETPCGRRLIKPVEYMEMISSMKPSLWATLADEVPAWVSAKRNKASVDRTLRWLDECITLSPAGGAVFGAIVGGANVEERQRCAQEVAGRNVSGYWIGGFGLGESMDERPALLNAVADILPVERPRQICGLELPEEVLQGVAAGIDLFDSTYIYHLTLGGFALTFPLESIQRHESDSQLSNVGSDHTKINLRATIYRKDTAPIVDNCNCYTCQNHTRAYINHLLNVHEMLAQILLEIHNTHHYLGFFRSIRTAIKEDNFEQFRQTFIDSRREHLNMTAVCASA is encoded by the exons ATGTCCTCAGCACCTGACACATCGATATTGACAAGCCTGAATATCCAACACGGAACAGACCTCCACGAAATGAAGTTTGCAGTGACAGCATGGAGCAAAGGAAGAGCAAGAGTCGGGGTACTCCAGTTGGCCAACTGCCCACAACCAATGGAGACACCGGCGCTCCTCCTTTCCACCAGAAAGGGCCTGCCCGTTTTCATCCCACCCGACCTCCTTCCCTCTCTTCCTTCTCCTGACTCCCATCTCCTCCAGATGAGCCCTCTCCACTT CTTAGATGGCATTTCAtcaaaaacaatatcaaatatTGGAGGATTGCACCAGATGCTTGGTTTGCATGAATATGGATTTGCTGCCGTCCCAAGGGATTCTATTGTATGTCTTCCTGAATGTGATAGCACTAACAAGATCGGAGCATCCTTTGAGACTCCATGTGGGCGCCGCTTG ATAAAACCTGTAGAGTACATGGAAATGATTTCTTCCATGAAACCAAGCTTATGGGCCACTCTGGCTGATGAAGTGCCTGCATGGGTCTCTGCGAAGAGGAACAAGGCATCAGTGGATCGAACTTTGAGATGGCTTGATGAATGCATTACATTAAGCCCA GCAGGAGGAGCTGTTTTTGGGGCCATTGTTGGAGGGGCTAATGTAGAAGAGCGCCAACGTTGTGCCCAAGAAGTTGCAGGGCGAAATGTATCCG GTTATTGGATTGGAGGCTTTGGGCTTGGAGAGAGCATGGATGAGCGTCCTGCTCTCCTTAATGCCGTTGCT GATATCTTACCAGTAGAAAGACCACGCCAGATCTGTGGGCTGGAACTTCCAG AGGAGGTCTTGCAGGGGGTTGCTGCAGGCATCGATCTATTTGACTCCAC GTATATTTACCATCTTACACTTGGAGGATTTGCACTTACCTTTCCTTTGGAAAGCATTCAGAGACATGAATCTGATTCTCAGCTGAGCAATGTAGGAAGTGACCACACCAAGATTAATCTGAGAGCAACAATTTACAG GAAAGACACAGCACCAATTGTTGACAACTGTAACTGCTATACCTGTCAGAATCATACAAGAGCATACATTAACCACCTGCTTAATGTTCATGAAATGCTGGCTCAGATTCTACTAGAGAT ACATAACACTCATCATTATCTGGGTTTCTTCCGTTCGATAAGAACTGCAATCAAGGAAGACAATTTTGAGCAATTTCGACAGACGTTCATTGACAGTAGGCGTGAACATCTAAATATGACTGCAGTATGTGCATCAGCATAG